One Silene latifolia isolate original U9 population chromosome 4, ASM4854445v1, whole genome shotgun sequence DNA segment encodes these proteins:
- the LOC141653576 gene encoding exosome complex component RRP45B-like, whose amino-acid sequence MEQRLANCWSMTLNEKHFIETALLSDLRVDGRQPFDYRRLTIKFGREDGSCEVQLGQTHVMAFVTAELVQPYKDRPNEGSLSVFTEFSPMADPSFEVGRPGESAVELGRIIDRGLRESRAIDTESLCVLAGKLAWSVRIDIHILDNGGNLVDASNIAALAALKTFRRPECSLAGEDGQEVTVHPPEVKEPLPLIIHHFPIAVTFAFFTADNIVVIDPSFYEEAVMKGRMTVTLNTNGDICAIQKGGGVGIMHSVVMQCLRIASVKAGDFTSRINKAVESYEVERNLRKIKRHPAAASQDRN is encoded by the exons ATGGAGCAAAGATTAGCTAATTGTTGGAGTATGACTCTGAATGAGAAGCACTTTATTGAGACAGCCTTGCTTTCGGATCTTCGGGTAGATGGCCGTCAGCCCTTTGATTATCGTCGCTTAACTATCAAGTTTGGCCG CGAAGATGGTTCATGTGAGGTGCAGCTTGGCCAAACTCATGTTATGGCCTTTGTTACTGCTGAACTTGTACAACCATACAAAGACAGGCCAAATGAAGGCTCACTTTCTGTTTTTACTGAGTTCTCTCCTATGGCTGATCCGTCATTTGAGGTTGGGCGTCCTGGAGAGTCAGCGGTGGAATTGGGCCGTATTATAGACCGTGGTCTGAG GGAGAGCAGGGCCATTGATACGGAATCACTCTGCGTCCTTGCTGGAAAATTAGCGTGGTCTGTTCGTATTGACATTCATATACTAGATAATGGAGG GAATCTAGTTGATGCATCAAACATTGCCGCTTTGGCCGCTCTAAAGACCTTCCGAAGGCCTGAATGTAGCTTGGCTGGAGAAGATGGGCAAGAAGTAACAGTACATCCACCTGAG GTGAAAGAGCCGCTTCCACTGATAATTCACCATTTCCCGATTGCTGTGACATTTGCGTTTTTCACTGCTGACAACATTGTG GTCATAGATCCTTCCTTCTATGAGGAGGCGGTAATGAAAGGAAGAATGACTGTAACCTTAAATACAAATGGAGATATCTGCGCCATTCAAAAGGGTGGAGGAGTTGGTATTATGCATAGTGTTGTTATGCAATGCTTACGGATTGCCTCTGTCAAAGCTGGTGATTTTACAAGTAGAATCAACAAAGCG GTGGAATCATATGAAGTAGAAAGAAATCTTCGCAAGATCAAGCGCCATCCTGCTGCTGCATCACAGGACAGAAACTAA
- the LOC141653577 gene encoding ras-related protein RABG3c: MASRRRLLLKVIILGDSGVGKTSLMNQFVNHKFSNQYKATIGADFLTKEVQIDDRLFTLQIWDTAGQERFQSLGVAFYRGADCCVLVHDVNVMKSFDNLNRWREEFLLQASPHDPENFPFVVLGNKVDVDGGNSRVVSAKKAKAWCASKGNIPYFETSAKDGVNVEAAFQCIAKNAIKNEPEEDIYLPDIVDMAGQQQRSSGCEC, encoded by the exons ATGGCTTCCCGCCGACGATTGCTTCTGAAAGTCATCATCCTTGGTGATAGTGG GGTTGGGAAGACGTCGTTGATGAATCA ATTTGTTAATCATAAGTTTAGTAACCAGTATAAAGCCACAATTGGGGCTGATTTCTTGACTAAAGAAGTTCAGATTGATGACAGGCTATTCACATTGCAG ATATGGGATACAGCTGGTCAAGAGAGGTTCCAAAGTCTTGGCGTAGCTTTTTATCGTGGTGCTGACTGTTGTGTGCTTGTGCATGATGTAAATGTCATGAAATCTTTCGATAACTTGAACCGATGGCGGGAGGAGTTTCTGCTACAG GCTAGTCCACATGACCCTGAAAACTTCCCATTTGTTGTATTGGGTAACAAAGTGGACGTGGATGGAGGCAATAGCCGAGTG GTCTCTGCTAAGAAAGCAAAAGCCTGGTGCGCGTCGAAGGGGAACATTCCATACTTTGAAACTTCTGCAAAGGACGGTGTTAATGTTGAAGCTGCTTTTCAGTGTATAGCTAAGAACGCTATTAAAAATGAGCCTGAAGAAGACAT ATATCTTCCGGACATAGTTGACATGGCTGGTCAGCAACAGAGATCCTCAGGATGTGAATGCTAG